The following coding sequences are from one Odocoileus virginianus isolate 20LAN1187 ecotype Illinois chromosome 7, Ovbor_1.2, whole genome shotgun sequence window:
- the LOC139035957 gene encoding translation machinery-associated protein 7-like produces the protein MLDCKGGMKKPLKQPKKQAKEMDEDKAFKQKQKEEQKKLEELKAKAAGKGPLATGGIKKSGKK, from the coding sequence ATGTTGGACTGCAAAGGTGGCATGAAGAAGCCCCTGAAGCAGCCCAAGAAGCAAGCCAAGGAGATGGACGAAGATAAGGCATTCAAGCAGAAGCAGAAGGAGGAGCAGAAGAAACTTGAGGAGCTAAAAGCAAAGGCCGCGGGGAAAGGCCCCCTGGCCACCGGTGGAATTAAGAAATCTGGCAAAAAGTAA